A part of Microbacterium atlanticum genomic DNA contains:
- a CDS encoding alpha-L-arabinofuranosidase C-terminal domain-containing protein, which yields MHELSHLAQGRAVRVPVEADGFRSEKLGEVAAVNAVATIDDEGVSLFLVNRSTTDATTLRVDLEPLMRSLGREIAIVESHLLHDDDLYAANTLEEPERVGVRAAEASVDGETLTVTLPAVSWAVRLS from the coding sequence CTGCACGAGTTATCACACCTCGCGCAGGGACGGGCGGTGCGGGTCCCGGTCGAGGCGGATGGATTCCGCAGCGAGAAGCTCGGCGAGGTCGCTGCCGTGAACGCCGTGGCGACGATCGACGATGAGGGGGTGTCGCTCTTCCTGGTCAACCGTTCGACGACGGATGCCACGACCCTCCGCGTTGACCTCGAACCGCTCATGCGATCCCTCGGCCGCGAGATCGCGATCGTCGAGTCCCATCTGCTGCACGACGACGACCTGTACGCGGCGAACACGCTCGAGGAGCCCGAGCGGGTGGGCGTGCGCGCGGCCGAGGCATCCGTGGACGGTGAGACGCTCACCGTGACGCTTCCCGCCGTGTCGTGGGCGGTCCGGCTCTCATGA
- a CDS encoding beta-galactosidase: MSALTGTEEAVAATPTILAVDATRSARAERRPRMANEEDLRPGLTVTSRALVKDGRPWLPVSGELHYTRVPRDRWTERLRLMRAGGISVVSTYVPWLHHEPVRGEARFDGRYDVAAFVDAVRAEELELVLRIGPWVHGEMRNGGFPDWVQRTPVAHRTDDPAYLDLVREWFARLAGALEGRCTPATMLAIQLENELYDQPGHLVTLKRLARDAGMSAPLWTATAWGGADLPDPEVLPLWGGYGDGFWVDPGAPWHPTFRAHYFFSDTWDDPGIGADVRGKAGAARTGLSPWFPAATCELGGGMGTAYHRRPRPDAHDIAAIAHAKLGSGSAWQGYYMYAGGTNPEPGLEETQATGYPNDMTRRSYDFHAPIGEAGRLAPSHAALRLQHAFVGAFGDRLAPAPSHLPEEGPQDVEDSATLRWAVRAEEGSGFLFIGWHQPHVPLPTYRDARFRIQTPRGPVEFPSAPVDIPPGTLARWPLGLDVGGVRIDWATASAVTVLPDGEAGGSAPTLVLVEDAGVPVEVAHDGLAHRLEPGGPPLRIEEPHGAALDVLVIPVHDAAHAWVVDAAAGRRRLIVSADEVTWDAAGSVSVRASGSAPDVREYLRGGWHAPTWERVEGTAVAASVPVRTVRASTVPTGVYGSRAGRQAAPGDDVLDSHAAVYRLEIPAWVEDDAVLRLAWAGDVAQLRVDGATATDRFWDGSQLVVNLFDIGAAPSSHVELHVLPLRRDTGVHLPAEAAARLAASREALCALDSAVVEQRALWREVAGVPEGKSDR; the protein is encoded by the coding sequence ATGAGCGCCCTGACCGGCACGGAGGAGGCGGTGGCGGCGACGCCCACCATCCTCGCGGTCGACGCCACGCGCTCCGCGCGCGCCGAGCGGCGCCCGCGCATGGCGAACGAGGAGGATCTGCGACCCGGCCTGACCGTGACCAGCAGGGCGCTGGTGAAGGACGGCCGCCCCTGGCTGCCCGTCTCGGGCGAGCTGCATTACACGCGGGTGCCGCGCGACCGGTGGACTGAGCGCCTGAGGCTGATGCGCGCGGGCGGGATCTCGGTCGTGTCGACGTACGTGCCGTGGCTGCACCACGAGCCCGTCCGGGGCGAGGCGCGCTTCGACGGGCGATACGATGTCGCCGCCTTCGTCGACGCCGTGCGCGCCGAGGAACTCGAGCTCGTGCTGCGGATCGGCCCGTGGGTCCACGGCGAGATGCGCAACGGCGGCTTCCCCGACTGGGTACAGCGGACGCCCGTCGCCCATCGCACCGACGACCCCGCCTATCTCGACCTCGTGCGGGAGTGGTTCGCGCGGCTCGCGGGAGCTCTCGAAGGACGTTGCACGCCGGCGACGATGCTCGCGATCCAGCTCGAGAACGAGCTCTACGACCAGCCCGGTCATCTCGTGACGCTCAAGCGCCTGGCGCGCGACGCCGGCATGTCGGCTCCGCTGTGGACGGCCACCGCCTGGGGCGGCGCCGACCTCCCCGACCCGGAGGTGCTGCCCCTATGGGGCGGCTACGGCGACGGGTTCTGGGTGGACCCGGGCGCGCCGTGGCATCCCACGTTCCGCGCGCACTACTTCTTCTCCGACACCTGGGACGACCCGGGCATCGGCGCCGACGTGCGAGGCAAGGCCGGCGCGGCGCGCACCGGGCTCTCGCCGTGGTTTCCCGCCGCCACGTGCGAGCTGGGCGGCGGTATGGGCACGGCTTATCACCGCCGGCCCCGCCCGGACGCGCACGACATCGCCGCCATCGCGCACGCGAAGCTCGGCAGCGGCTCGGCCTGGCAGGGCTACTACATGTACGCCGGCGGCACGAACCCCGAACCCGGTCTCGAGGAGACCCAGGCCACCGGCTACCCCAACGACATGACCCGGCGGAGCTACGACTTCCACGCACCCATCGGCGAGGCCGGCCGCCTGGCGCCCAGCCACGCCGCGCTTCGCCTGCAGCACGCCTTCGTCGGAGCGTTCGGCGACCGGCTGGCGCCGGCGCCGTCGCACCTGCCCGAGGAGGGTCCGCAGGACGTCGAGGATTCCGCGACGCTGCGGTGGGCCGTCCGCGCCGAGGAGGGATCCGGCTTCCTGTTCATCGGGTGGCACCAGCCGCACGTGCCGCTCCCGACGTACCGCGACGCCCGGTTCCGCATCCAGACCCCGCGCGGCCCGGTCGAGTTCCCGAGCGCACCGGTCGACATCCCGCCGGGCACGCTCGCGCGCTGGCCGCTGGGGCTGGATGTCGGCGGCGTGCGGATCGACTGGGCGACCGCCTCGGCGGTCACCGTGCTTCCCGACGGCGAAGCGGGCGGCTCCGCGCCGACGCTCGTGCTCGTCGAAGACGCGGGCGTCCCGGTCGAGGTCGCGCACGACGGCCTGGCTCACCGGCTGGAGCCGGGCGGGCCCCCGCTCCGGATCGAAGAGCCCCACGGCGCCGCCCTGGACGTGCTCGTGATCCCGGTCCACGACGCCGCGCATGCCTGGGTGGTCGACGCGGCCGCCGGGCGTCGGCGGCTCATCGTCAGCGCCGACGAGGTGACGTGGGATGCCGCGGGATCGGTATCGGTGCGCGCGAGCGGTTCGGCACCCGACGTGCGCGAGTACCTTCGCGGAGGCTGGCACGCCCCGACGTGGGAGCGTGTCGAGGGCACGGCGGTCGCGGCATCCGTCCCCGTCCGCACCGTGCGCGCGTCGACCGTCCCGACGGGCGTCTACGGGTCGCGCGCGGGTCGGCAGGCTGCCCCGGGCGACGACGTGCTGGACTCGCACGCCGCGGTGTACCGCCTCGAGATCCCTGCGTGGGTCGAGGACGACGCCGTGCTCCGGCTCGCGTGGGCGGGCGACGTCGCGCAGCTGCGGGTCGACGGGGCGACGGCGACCGACCGGTTCTGGGACGGGTCGCAACTGGTGGTGAACCTCTTCGACATCGGCGCCGCGCCGTCGTCGCATGTGGAACTTCACGTGCTGCCCCTGCGGCGCGACACCGGGGTGCACCTGCCGGCAGAAGCCGCAGCACGCCTGGCGGCGTCTCGCGAAGCGCTGTGCGCCCTTGACAGTGCCGTCGTTGAGCAGCGCGCCCTGTGGCGCGAAGTCGCCGGCGTCCCCGAGGGGAAGAGCGACCGATGA
- a CDS encoding Gfo/Idh/MocA family protein — protein sequence MTDTTLAPASAEAPARALVREIGIIMNGVSGRMGYRQHLVRSILAIRDQGGIELPDGTKITVKPLLVGRSEAKLADLAAKHGIEDYTTDLDAALADPRWEIYADFLVTKARASALRKAIAAGKTIYTEKPTAETVDEALELAKLAQEAGVKTGVVHDKLYLPGLQKLKRLIDSGFFGRILSVRGEFGYWVFEGDWQPAQRPSWNYRAEDGGGIIVDMFPHWNYVLENLFGEVKSVYAQAAVHIRDRWDEKGEHYTATAEDAAYGIFELEGDIVAQINSSWTVRVKRDELVEFHVDGTHGSAVVGLFGAKIQHRNATPKPVWNPDLADDHDYDADWAEVPTNDVFQNGFRQQWEEFLVSYVEGTDYEFDLLSGARGVLLAEAGLQSSREGRKVELPTLSLD from the coding sequence ATGACCGACACGACACTCGCACCAGCCTCGGCAGAGGCGCCGGCACGCGCCCTGGTGCGCGAGATCGGCATCATCATGAACGGCGTCTCTGGCCGCATGGGGTACCGGCAGCACCTCGTGCGCTCGATCCTCGCGATCCGCGATCAGGGTGGCATCGAGCTGCCGGACGGCACGAAGATCACCGTCAAGCCGCTCCTCGTCGGCCGCAGCGAGGCCAAGCTCGCAGACCTCGCCGCCAAGCACGGCATCGAGGACTACACGACCGACCTCGACGCCGCCCTCGCCGACCCGCGGTGGGAGATCTACGCCGACTTCCTCGTGACGAAGGCCCGCGCGTCAGCGCTGCGCAAGGCGATCGCGGCCGGCAAGACCATCTACACCGAGAAGCCCACGGCCGAGACGGTCGACGAGGCCCTCGAGCTCGCGAAGCTCGCGCAGGAGGCCGGCGTCAAGACCGGCGTGGTGCACGACAAGCTGTACCTGCCGGGCCTGCAGAAGCTGAAGCGCCTCATCGACTCGGGCTTCTTCGGCCGGATCCTCTCGGTGCGCGGCGAGTTCGGCTACTGGGTGTTCGAGGGCGACTGGCAGCCCGCGCAGCGCCCCTCGTGGAACTACCGCGCCGAGGACGGCGGCGGCATCATCGTCGACATGTTCCCGCACTGGAACTACGTGCTGGAGAACCTGTTCGGCGAGGTCAAGTCGGTCTACGCGCAGGCCGCGGTGCACATCCGGGACCGCTGGGACGAGAAGGGCGAGCACTACACCGCCACCGCCGAGGACGCCGCGTACGGCATCTTCGAGCTCGAGGGCGACATCGTCGCACAGATCAACTCGTCGTGGACCGTGCGCGTGAAGCGCGACGAGCTGGTGGAGTTCCATGTCGACGGCACGCACGGCTCGGCCGTCGTGGGCCTCTTCGGCGCGAAGATCCAGCACCGCAACGCCACGCCCAAGCCGGTGTGGAACCCCGACCTCGCCGACGACCACGACTACGACGCCGACTGGGCGGAGGTGCCCACGAACGACGTGTTCCAGAACGGCTTCCGCCAGCAGTGGGAGGAGTTCCTCGTCTCGTACGTCGAGGGCACCGACTACGAGTTCGACCTGCTCTCGGGCGCGCGCGGCGTGCTGCTGGCCGAGGCCGGCCTGCAGTCCAGCCGCGAAGGCCGCAAGGTCGAGCTGCCGACGCTGTCGCTGGACTGA
- a CDS encoding dihydrodipicolinate synthase family protein, which produces MPKLTLLAGDGSLSTVALNESPGYTRPGGPLRSRVAYAAAHVVPRTWADNTPGRPAEVDWDATLDFRRAVYSWGLGVADAMDTAQRNMGLDAAATRDLIARSAQVAREEGGAVVVGVNTDHVDAECISLSQVVDAYKEQLHFTEEQGAGPVLMASRHLARVAVSAEDYRRVYREVLQSATVPVVLHWLGTAFDPALEGYFGSPDWREASAVLLEIIEENAGKVAGVKMSLLDAASEVSVRERLPEGVRMFTGDDFNYVGLIGGRDVPQARQPERDAASARQHSDALLGAFATITPVASAAIQALDAGDPARYLEILEPTEELSRQVFAAPTFYYKTGVAFLSWLNGHQPAFQMVGGLHSARSLPHLSRIVELANSSLALEKPELAAVRWHGMLRHNGIDVPGVIS; this is translated from the coding sequence ATGCCGAAGCTCACTCTCCTCGCAGGTGACGGGTCGCTCTCGACCGTCGCCCTGAACGAGTCGCCGGGCTACACCAGGCCCGGCGGCCCGCTCCGCAGCCGCGTGGCGTACGCGGCCGCGCACGTCGTCCCCCGCACGTGGGCCGACAACACCCCCGGCCGTCCGGCAGAGGTGGATTGGGACGCGACGCTCGACTTCCGCCGCGCCGTGTACTCGTGGGGTCTCGGCGTCGCCGACGCCATGGACACGGCGCAGCGCAACATGGGCCTCGATGCGGCGGCGACGCGCGACCTCATCGCGCGTTCGGCGCAGGTCGCCCGCGAGGAGGGCGGCGCGGTCGTCGTCGGCGTCAACACCGACCACGTCGACGCCGAGTGCATCTCGCTCTCGCAGGTCGTCGACGCCTACAAGGAGCAGCTCCACTTCACCGAGGAGCAGGGCGCCGGCCCGGTCCTCATGGCGTCGCGCCACCTCGCGCGCGTGGCGGTGTCGGCCGAGGACTACCGCCGCGTGTACCGCGAGGTGCTGCAGTCGGCGACAGTGCCGGTGGTGCTGCACTGGCTCGGCACCGCGTTCGACCCGGCGCTGGAGGGCTACTTCGGCTCACCGGACTGGCGCGAGGCCTCCGCCGTGCTGCTCGAGATCATCGAGGAGAACGCCGGCAAGGTCGCGGGCGTCAAGATGAGCCTGCTGGATGCCGCCTCCGAGGTCTCGGTGCGCGAGCGCCTCCCGGAGGGTGTACGCATGTTCACCGGCGACGACTTCAACTACGTCGGCCTCATCGGCGGGCGGGACGTGCCGCAGGCGCGCCAGCCGGAGCGGGACGCGGCATCCGCTCGTCAGCACTCCGACGCCCTGCTCGGCGCCTTCGCGACGATCACGCCGGTCGCCTCTGCGGCGATCCAGGCGCTCGACGCCGGGGACCCGGCGCGCTACCTCGAGATCCTCGAGCCCACCGAGGAGCTCAGCCGCCAGGTGTTCGCCGCGCCGACGTTCTACTACAAGACCGGCGTCGCGTTCCTGTCGTGGCTCAACGGCCACCAGCCCGCATTCCAGATGGTCGGCGGGCTGCATTCCGCGCGCAGCCTGCCGCACCTGTCGCGAATCGTCGAGCTCGCCAACTCCTCGCTCGCGCTCGAGAAGCCCGAGCTCGCCGCCGTCCGGTGGCACGGCATGCTGCGGCACAACGGCATCGACGTGCCGGGGGTGATCTCGTGA
- a CDS encoding sugar phosphate isomerase/epimerase family protein, producing the protein MSIDPRLSINQATIKHADLATALRVTAEAGVEAIGLWREPVQEVGLATAASMLADSGLRFTTHCRSGFFTMPEGPARRTSIDDNRVAIEEAATLAAAGAEGSTAILVLVAGGLPQGSRDLVGARERVRDAIGELAPDAAAAGVTLAIEPLHPMYASDRCVVSTLGQALDIAADFDPAVVGATVDTFHIWWDPDVLTSIERAGREGRIATYQVCDWKTPLPADVLLSRHYPGDGVIDLASLTRAVEATGYDRDIEVEIFNEEIWATDPVVAVQRTAAGFAASVSPHLRARVTG; encoded by the coding sequence GTGAGCATCGACCCGCGCCTGTCGATCAACCAGGCCACCATCAAGCACGCCGACCTCGCCACCGCACTGCGGGTCACCGCCGAGGCGGGCGTCGAGGCGATCGGCCTGTGGCGCGAGCCCGTGCAGGAGGTCGGCCTCGCGACCGCCGCGTCGATGCTCGCCGACTCGGGGCTGCGCTTCACCACGCACTGCCGGTCGGGCTTCTTCACGATGCCGGAGGGGCCCGCGCGCCGTACCTCGATCGACGACAACCGCGTCGCGATCGAAGAGGCTGCGACTCTGGCCGCCGCCGGCGCCGAGGGGTCGACCGCGATCCTCGTGCTCGTCGCGGGCGGCCTGCCCCAGGGCTCGCGCGACCTCGTCGGCGCCCGTGAGCGCGTGCGCGACGCGATCGGCGAGCTGGCCCCGGATGCCGCGGCCGCCGGTGTGACGCTCGCGATCGAGCCGCTGCATCCGATGTACGCGTCCGACCGCTGCGTCGTCTCGACCCTCGGCCAGGCGCTCGACATCGCGGCCGACTTCGACCCGGCCGTGGTGGGCGCCACCGTCGACACGTTCCACATCTGGTGGGACCCCGACGTGCTCACCTCGATCGAACGCGCCGGCCGCGAGGGCCGCATCGCGACGTACCAGGTGTGCGACTGGAAGACGCCGCTTCCCGCCGACGTGCTGCTCAGCCGTCACTACCCCGGCGACGGTGTCATCGACCTCGCGTCGCTGACCCGCGCCGTCGAGGCGACAGGCTACGACCGCGACATCGAGGTCGAGATCTTCAACGAGGAGATCTGGGCGACCGACCCGGTCGTCGCCGTGCAGCGCACCGCCGCGGGGTTCGCGGCATCCGTCTCCCCGCACCTGCGAGCCCGCGTCACGGGCTGA
- a CDS encoding LacI family DNA-binding transcriptional regulator, with the protein MSDIIAPTRGAATLHDVAREAGVSLATASRVLNGSTRKVAESYRDRVQAAADKLGYTANLSAQATARGTAAIVALLVADIADPYFGQLASGVARGADEAGLVVTIAITERDPQREVKLVRALRGQRPRGLILAASRVEGPDAVGLQGELDAFSQMGGRVVVVGPGGGSARSVAVDNRGGSAALGARLAGLGYREAIVVAAAEGIRTSDDRVAGFTDGFTSAGGTVREVHRAGFTRDAGYAAATELLGGDVPAGTLIFGISDVVAIGVMSAVRDAGRQVGADIAVAGFDDIATGRDIRPGLTTVRVPLEDLGYRALHAATDPEWAPDEPALPLEVIVRGSTPPR; encoded by the coding sequence GTGAGCGACATCATCGCGCCGACCCGAGGCGCGGCCACCCTGCATGACGTCGCGCGCGAGGCCGGCGTCTCGCTCGCGACCGCCTCGCGCGTGCTCAACGGCTCGACCCGCAAGGTCGCGGAGAGCTACCGGGACCGCGTTCAGGCCGCCGCCGACAAGCTCGGCTACACCGCCAACCTGTCCGCGCAGGCGACCGCCCGCGGCACGGCAGCCATCGTGGCACTGCTCGTCGCCGACATCGCCGACCCCTACTTCGGCCAGCTGGCGTCGGGCGTCGCCCGCGGGGCCGATGAGGCGGGCCTCGTCGTCACCATCGCGATCACCGAACGCGATCCGCAGCGCGAGGTCAAGCTGGTCCGCGCGCTGCGCGGTCAGCGCCCGCGCGGACTCATCCTCGCGGCGTCGCGCGTGGAGGGCCCCGACGCCGTCGGCCTCCAGGGCGAGCTCGACGCGTTCTCGCAGATGGGCGGCCGGGTCGTCGTGGTCGGCCCCGGCGGGGGGTCGGCCCGCTCCGTCGCCGTCGACAACCGCGGCGGCTCGGCCGCACTCGGTGCCCGACTGGCCGGGCTCGGCTACCGAGAGGCGATCGTGGTGGCGGCCGCCGAGGGCATCCGCACATCCGACGACCGTGTCGCGGGCTTCACCGACGGGTTCACCTCGGCCGGGGGCACCGTGCGCGAGGTGCACCGCGCCGGCTTCACGAGAGACGCGGGCTACGCCGCAGCGACGGAGCTGCTGGGCGGCGACGTCCCCGCCGGAACGCTGATCTTCGGCATCAGCGACGTCGTCGCGATCGGCGTCATGTCGGCCGTGCGTGACGCGGGCCGCCAGGTCGGCGCCGACATCGCCGTCGCCGGCTTCGACGACATCGCCACCGGGCGCGACATCCGCCCGGGTCTCACGACGGTGCGCGTGCCCCTCGAGGATCTCGGCTACCGGGCCCTTCACGCCGCGACCGACCCGGAGTGGGCGCCCGACGAGCCCGCCCTGCCCCTCGAGGTCATCGTCCGCGGCAGCACGCCGCCCCGCTGA
- a CDS encoding LacI family DNA-binding transcriptional regulator, with the protein MPRPPRAEGSRVTIADVAARAGVSLSTVSRALNGNPTVDPALAERVKDAAAALDYTASPVARSLVLGRTQTVAVIVPDLGNPTFQSILRGLSRAAAADDYHVLVADSAESVEEERVLAGATRRRTDGVILCAPRLPQDELDRLVGGLRPVVLINRTSGEVPSVRADYRSALAAELAHLHGLGHRRIVFLAGAPRSVANAARLEAIADFVADHPDTEVTEIPCGVDFEAGAGAGEAVLASGATAAVAFNDLVAMGLLSIVQESGCRVPADLSIVGFDDIPFARYTTPPLTTAAVPAAELGAEAWARMRDLLEGAEPGHPLVLLPEVTVRGTTGPAA; encoded by the coding sequence ATGCCTCGCCCGCCACGCGCCGAAGGATCACGCGTCACCATCGCCGACGTCGCCGCCCGCGCCGGCGTCTCGCTGTCGACGGTGTCGCGCGCCTTGAACGGCAACCCCACGGTGGACCCTGCGCTGGCGGAGCGGGTGAAGGATGCCGCGGCCGCCCTGGACTACACCGCGAGCCCCGTCGCGCGCAGCCTCGTCCTCGGCCGCACGCAGACGGTGGCCGTGATCGTACCGGACCTCGGCAACCCCACGTTCCAGTCGATCCTCCGCGGACTGAGCCGGGCGGCTGCGGCCGACGACTACCACGTGCTGGTGGCCGACTCGGCCGAGTCCGTCGAGGAGGAGCGGGTCCTCGCCGGAGCCACACGTCGGCGCACCGACGGCGTGATCCTCTGCGCGCCGCGCCTGCCACAGGACGAGCTCGACCGCCTCGTGGGAGGGCTCCGCCCCGTCGTGCTCATCAACCGCACCTCGGGCGAGGTCCCCTCGGTGCGGGCGGACTACCGCTCAGCCCTCGCCGCCGAGCTCGCCCACCTCCACGGGCTCGGCCACCGCCGCATCGTCTTCCTTGCGGGCGCTCCCCGCAGCGTCGCGAACGCCGCCCGGCTGGAGGCGATCGCGGACTTCGTCGCGGACCACCCTGACACCGAGGTGACCGAGATCCCCTGCGGCGTCGACTTCGAGGCGGGTGCCGGCGCGGGCGAGGCGGTGCTCGCATCCGGCGCGACAGCCGCCGTCGCCTTCAACGACCTCGTCGCGATGGGACTTCTCAGCATCGTGCAGGAGAGCGGATGCCGCGTCCCGGCCGACCTCTCCATCGTCGGCTTCGACGACATCCCGTTCGCCCGCTACACGACCCCCCCGCTCACGACGGCAGCCGTCCCGGCGGCCGAGCTCGGCGCCGAGGCCTGGGCGCGCATGCGCGACCTGCTCGAGGGCGCCGAGCCGGGACATCCGCTCGTTCTCCTCCCAGAGGTGACGGTTCGCGGCACGACCGGACCCGCCGCCTGA
- a CDS encoding Gfo/Idh/MocA family oxidoreductase: protein MSRRRYALVGAGHRAQMYVDAITGRYADEAVLVAICEPNPVRAQYYVDRVAEAGAPAPAVYGPDHLEAMIREQRVDRVVICARDDLHAPLIVRSMDAGADVVVEKPLTIDAPSAAAIEDAIDRTGREVVITFNYRYSPRNSALREVIQDGVIGEVTSVDFSWLLDTKHGADYFRRWHREKAHSGGLLVHKASHHFDLVNWWIRSAPRRVFASGGLRFYGAENAAARGIRNRAARGTHDGADAFELDLRDDERLKALYLDAEQHDGYLRDRDVFGEGITIEDNLALVVDYLSGATLSYSLNAHAPWEGYRVAVNGTLGRAELEVVERGAVLAGEGLHPVLDPSAVHAGASGSLRPEGERLIVQRHWEAASEVPLETSGDGHGGGDALLLADVFEGPGDDPLARPADWRDGVRSIAVGIAGNRSLETGLPVEVADLGIRFLTADAAVGTADAAGTRA from the coding sequence ATGAGCCGCCGCCGGTATGCCCTCGTCGGGGCGGGACACCGAGCCCAGATGTACGTCGACGCGATCACCGGGCGGTACGCCGACGAGGCGGTGCTCGTGGCGATCTGCGAGCCCAACCCGGTGCGCGCGCAGTACTACGTCGACCGCGTCGCCGAGGCGGGCGCTCCCGCACCCGCCGTCTACGGCCCCGACCACCTCGAGGCGATGATCCGGGAACAGCGGGTGGACCGCGTGGTGATCTGCGCCCGCGACGACCTGCACGCTCCGCTCATCGTGCGGTCGATGGATGCCGGCGCCGACGTCGTGGTCGAGAAGCCGCTCACCATCGACGCGCCGAGCGCTGCGGCGATCGAGGACGCGATCGACCGCACCGGGCGCGAGGTCGTCATCACCTTCAACTACCGCTACTCGCCGCGCAACAGTGCGCTGCGCGAGGTCATCCAGGACGGCGTGATCGGCGAGGTCACCTCCGTCGACTTCTCGTGGCTGCTCGACACCAAGCACGGCGCCGATTACTTCCGCCGCTGGCACCGCGAGAAGGCGCACTCCGGGGGGCTCCTCGTCCACAAGGCGAGCCATCACTTCGACCTGGTCAACTGGTGGATCCGCTCGGCCCCGCGCCGGGTGTTCGCGTCGGGCGGCCTGCGCTTCTACGGCGCCGAGAACGCGGCGGCCCGCGGCATCCGCAACCGTGCTGCCCGTGGCACGCACGACGGAGCGGACGCGTTCGAGCTCGATCTGCGCGACGACGAGCGGCTGAAGGCGCTCTACCTCGACGCCGAGCAGCACGACGGCTACCTGCGCGATCGGGACGTCTTCGGCGAGGGCATCACGATCGAAGACAACCTCGCGCTCGTCGTCGACTACCTCTCCGGCGCCACGCTGTCGTACTCGCTGAACGCCCACGCGCCGTGGGAGGGCTACCGGGTCGCCGTCAACGGCACCCTCGGCCGCGCTGAGCTCGAGGTGGTCGAGCGCGGCGCGGTCCTCGCTGGCGAGGGCCTGCACCCGGTGCTCGATCCGTCGGCCGTCCACGCCGGCGCTTCGGGATCGCTGCGACCGGAGGGCGAGCGCCTCATCGTGCAGCGGCACTGGGAGGCCGCCTCCGAGGTGCCGCTCGAGACGAGCGGCGACGGCCACGGCGGGGGCGACGCGCTGCTGCTCGCCGACGTGTTCGAGGGACCGGGCGACGACCCGCTGGCGCGTCCGGCAGACTGGCGCGACGGCGTCCGCTCGATCGCCGTCGGCATCGCCGGCAACCGCTCGCTCGAGACCGGGCTGCCCGTCGAGGTCGCCGACCTGGGCATCCGCTTCCTCACCGCCGACGCCGCGGTCGGCACGGCCGACGCCGCCGGCACCCGGGCATGA
- a CDS encoding NAD-dependent epimerase/dehydratase family protein, translated as MSRIAVTGGAGRLGRSLVAGLAAAGHELVSLDRAVSDAPELAGVQQIAADLTETDAATRAIAGSQADALIHLAAIAVPFSAPEDVILRTNATLALNVLSAGVAAGIPKIVTASSPTVLGYGAPTGWLPDRFPLDEQTTPRPWNAYALSKHLAEQTIAMLARQTGDAVRFAAFRPCYVIAPEEWRGAPTQQGHTVAERLNDPALSAPALFNYVDARDVAAFVDTLLLALPEIPNAEVFFVGADDALARRPLAELLPQFVPGTDDLAAGLTGSAPAFSNAKARRVLGWRPAHSWRGELGERTAGSESAEPAASHPFPDLARKDVLA; from the coding sequence ATGAGCCGCATCGCCGTCACCGGTGGCGCGGGGCGCCTCGGCCGCAGCCTGGTCGCCGGACTCGCCGCCGCGGGCCACGAGCTGGTGTCGCTCGACCGCGCCGTCTCGGACGCGCCGGAGCTCGCCGGCGTGCAGCAGATCGCGGCGGACCTGACGGAGACGGATGCCGCCACCCGCGCGATCGCCGGCTCGCAGGCCGATGCGCTCATCCACCTCGCCGCGATCGCCGTGCCGTTCAGCGCGCCCGAAGACGTGATCCTCCGCACCAACGCGACGCTGGCGCTGAACGTGCTGTCGGCGGGGGTCGCGGCGGGGATCCCGAAGATCGTCACGGCGTCCAGCCCGACCGTGCTGGGCTACGGCGCGCCGACCGGCTGGCTGCCCGACCGCTTCCCGCTCGATGAGCAGACCACGCCCCGGCCGTGGAACGCCTACGCGCTGTCGAAGCACCTCGCCGAGCAGACGATCGCGATGCTCGCACGCCAGACCGGCGATGCGGTCCGCTTCGCGGCGTTCCGCCCCTGCTACGTCATCGCCCCGGAGGAGTGGCGCGGCGCGCCGACGCAGCAGGGGCACACCGTGGCGGAGCGCCTGAACGATCCTGCCCTCTCCGCCCCGGCCCTCTTCAACTACGTCGACGCGCGGGACGTGGCGGCCTTCGTCGACACGCTGCTGCTCGCGCTGCCCGAGATCCCGAACGCCGAGGTGTTCTTCGTCGGCGCCGACGACGCCCTCGCGCGCCGGCCGCTCGCCGAGCTGCTGCCGCAGTTCGTCCCCGGGACCGACGACCTCGCCGCAGGACTCACCGGCAGCGCTCCCGCGTTCTCCAACGCGAAGGCGCGGCGCGTGCTCGGCTGGCGACCCGCCCATTCCTGGCGCGGCGAGCTCGGTGAGCGCACGGCCGGCAGCGAGTCGGCCGAGCCGGCGGCGAGCCACCCCTTCCCCGACCTCGCCCGAAAGGACGTGCTGGCGTGA